A single genomic interval of Prionailurus viverrinus isolate Anna chromosome A2, UM_Priviv_1.0, whole genome shotgun sequence harbors:
- the FSD1 gene encoding fibronectin type III and SPRY domain-containing protein 1: MEDQREALRKIITTLAVKNEEIQSFIYSLKQMLLNVEANSTKVQEDLEAEFQSLFSLLEELKEGMLMKIKQDRASRTYELQNQLAACTRALESSEELLETANQTLQATESDDFPQAAKQIKDGVTMAPAFRLSLKAKVSDNMSHLMVDFAQERRMLQALKFLPVPGAPVIDLAESLVADNCVTLVWRMPDEDSKIDHYVLEYRRTNFEGPPRLKEEQPWMVIEGIRQTEYTLTGLKFDMKYMNFRVKACNKAVAGEFSESVTLETPAFMFRLDASTSHQNLRVDDLSVEWDAMGGKVQDIKAREKDGKGRTASPVNSPARGVPSPKRMPSGRGGRDRFTAESYTVLGDTLIDGGEHYWEVRFEPDSKAFGVGVAYRSLGRFEQLGKTAASWCLHVNNWLQASFTAKHANKAKVLDAPVPDCLGVHCDFHQGLLCFYNARTKQLLHTFKAKFTQPLLPAFTVWCGSFQVTTGLQVPSSVRCLQKRGSATSSSNTSLT; this comes from the exons ATGGAGGACCAGAGG gaggctcTGCGGAAGATCATCACCACGCTGGCTGTGAAGAATGAAGAGATTCAAAGCTTCATCTACTCCCTCAAGCAAATGCTGCTGAACGTGGAG GCCAACTCCACCAAGGTACAGGAAGACCTGGAGGCGGAGTTCCAGTCGCTCTTCTCCCTCCTGGAGGAGCTGAAGGAGGGCATGTTGATGAAGATCAAGCAGGACCGTGCCAGCCGCACCTACGAGCTGCAg AACCAGCTGGCTGCCTGCACGCGGGCCCTGGAGAGCTCAGAGGAGCTTCTGGAGACGGCCAACCAGACCCTGCAGGCCACGGAGAGCGACGACTTCCCTCAG GCTGCCAAGCAAATCAAAGATGG TGTGACGATGGCGCCTGCCTTCCGGCTGTCATTGAAGGCCAAGGTCAGCGACAACATGAGTCACCTCATGGTGGACTTTGCACAGGAGCGCAGGATGCTACAGGCACTCAAGTTCCTACCTG TGCCCGGCGCCCCTGTGATTGACCTGGCCGAGTCCCTGGTGGCAGACAACTGCGTGACCTTGGTGTGGCGCATGCCGGACGAGGACAGCAAGATCGACCACTACGTGCTGGAGTACAGGCGGACCAACTTCGAGGGCCCGCCCCGCCTCAAGGAGGAGCAGCCGTGGATGGTCATCGAGGGCATCCGGCAGACGGAGTACACCCTGACCG GTCTCAAGTTTGACATGAAATACATGAATTTCCGTGTGAAGGCCTGTAATAAGGCAGTTGCAGGCGAGTTCTCCGAGTCGGTGACCCTGGAGACACCAG CGTTCATGTTCCGCCTGGACGCGTCCACATCTCACCAGAACCTGCGGGTGGATGATCTCTCCGTGGAGTGGGACGCCATGGGCGGGAAGGTGCAGGACATCAAGGCCCGTGAGAAGGACGGCAAGGGGCGCACGGCGTCTCCCGTCAACTCCCCCGCCAG AGGCGTGCCGTCTCCCAAGAGGATGCCCTCCGGTCGTGGGGGCCGGGATCGCTTCACGGCCGAGTCCTACACGGTGCTGG GGGACACGCTGATCGACGGCGGGGAGCATTACTGGGAGGTGCGCTTCGAGCCGGACAGCAAGGCGTTCGGCGTGGGGGTGGCGTACCGCAGCCTGGGCCGTTTCGAGCAGCTGGGCAAGACGGCCGCGTCCTGGTGCCTGCACGTCAACAACTGGTTACAGGCCAGCTTCACCGCCAAGCACGCCAACAAGGCCAAGGTGCTGGACGCGCCCGTGCCCGACTGCCTGGGCGTGCACTGTGACTTCCACCAAG GCCTCCTGTGTTTCTACAATGCCCGGACCAAACAGCTGCTGCACACTTTCAAGGCCAAGTTCACACAGCCACTGCTGCCCGCTTTCACG GTGTGGTGCGGTAGTTTCCAGGTGACGACGGGCCTGCAGGTCCCCAGCTCCGTGCGCTGCCTGCAGAAGCGGGGCAGTGCCACCAGCAGCTCTAACACTAGCCTCACCTAG
- the STAP2 gene encoding signal-transducing adaptor protein 2 isoform X1, with translation MASALSPPRVPKPKGALPSHYYENFLEKKGPCDRDYKKFWAGLKGCTLYFYNSNRDSQVRRGMSWSPPPPHPPPLTSGTKHRGRVFRPSQRAWGATSLVLRPLLPDPQHVEKLDLTALVKLTDDPPWGSSRDPGIHFSLVLRNQEIRFKVESLESREMWKGFILTVVELRIPSNLTLLPGHLYMMAEALAKEEARRALEVPSCFLKVSRLEAQLLLERYPECGNLLLRPSGDGTGGVSVTTRQTLNGSSVVRHYKVKHEGPKYVIDVEEPFSCDSLDAVVNYFVTRTKKSLVPFLPDEDYEKVLGYLEADNENGESVWVAREAPAPRGPGPAPPSGGPRQLPPVPVTPVSSPNKLTPLPNEDENYVIPIAHAPAATYVNGDVTSPSWPVIRKLKKVAKVQAKPPKLPKPPVAPKPEPQGLNGGLAKKPAGNSAQAFFPATGLADLTAELEEKLRRRRAPEHSARHAGDL, from the exons GATTACAAGAAATTCTGGGCAGGCCTCAAGGGTTGCACTCTCTATTTCTATAATAGCAATCGGGACTCCCAGGTAAGGAGGGGAATGAGCTGgtcgcccccccctccccacccccctcctttaACCTCAGGGACCAAGCATAGAGGGCGGGTGTTTCGGCCAAGCCAGAGGGCCTGGGGAGCCACAAGCCTGGTGCTCAGACCCCTGCTTCCGGATCCGCAGCACGTGGAGAAGTTAGACCTAACGGCACTTGTGAAGCTCACAGATGACCCACCCTGGGGAAGCTCCCGAGACCCAGGCATCCATTTCAGCCTGGTCCTCCGGAACCAGGAGATCAGGTTCAAG GTAGAGAGCCTGGAGTCTCGGGAGATGTGGAAAGGCTTCATCCTGACGGTGGTAGAG CTCCGCATCCCGTCCAACCTGACCCTGCTGCCCGGACACCTGTACATGATGGCCGAGGCCCTGGCCAAAGAGGAGGCGCGCCGCGCGCTCGAGGTGCCCTC CTGCTTCCTGAAGGTGAGCCGGCTGGAGGCGCAGCTGCTCCTGGAGCGCTACCCCGAGTGCGGAAACCTGCTGCTGCGGCCCAGCGGGGACGGAACGGGCGGCGTGTCGGTCACCACGCGCCAGACGCTCAATGG GTCGTCGGTGGTCCGGCACTACAAGGTGAAGCACGAGGGCCCCAAGTATGTGATCGACGTGGAGGAGCCG TTCTCCTGCGACTCACTCGACGCAGTGGTCAACTATTTCGTGACACGCACCAAGAAATCGCTGGTGCCCTTCCTGCCAGACGAGGACTATGAGAAGGTGCTAG GCTACTTGGAGGCGGATAACGAGAACGGCGAGAGTGTGTGGGTGGCACGCGAGGCCCCCGCGCCCCGAGGCCCAG GTCCCGCACCCCCCTCGGGTGGCCCCAGGCAGCTGCCTCCCGTGCCCGTCACACCCGTGTCGAGCCCGAACAAGCTCACCCCACTCCCGAACGAGGATGAGAACTACGTGATCCCCATCGCACACGCCCCAGCCGCCACCTACGTGAACGGGGACG TGACTTCCCCTAGTTGGCCGGTCATCCGGAAGCTCAAGAAGGTGGCAAAGGTTCAGGCAAAGCCTCCAAAGCTGCCAAAGCCACCTGTTGCGCCCAAGCCAG agcCCCAAGGCCTCAACGGCGGCCTGGCCAAGAAACCGGCGGGCAACTCAGCGCAGGCTTTCTTCCCCGCGACAG gccTGGCGGATTTGACCGCCGAGCTGGAAGAGAAACTGCGGAGGAGACGGGCGCCGGAACACTCGGCCAGACACGCTGGGGACCTGTGA
- the STAP2 gene encoding signal-transducing adaptor protein 2 isoform X2 codes for MASALSPPRVPKPKGALPSHYYENFLEKKGPCDRDYKKFWAGLKGCTLYFYNSNRDSQHVEKLDLTALVKLTDDPPWGSSRDPGIHFSLVLRNQEIRFKVESLESREMWKGFILTVVELRIPSNLTLLPGHLYMMAEALAKEEARRALEVPSCFLKVSRLEAQLLLERYPECGNLLLRPSGDGTGGVSVTTRQTLNGSSVVRHYKVKHEGPKYVIDVEEPFSCDSLDAVVNYFVTRTKKSLVPFLPDEDYEKVLGYLEADNENGESVWVAREAPAPRGPGPAPPSGGPRQLPPVPVTPVSSPNKLTPLPNEDENYVIPIAHAPAATYVNGDVTSPSWPVIRKLKKVAKVQAKPPKLPKPPVAPKPEPQGLNGGLAKKPAGNSAQAFFPATGLADLTAELEEKLRRRRAPEHSARHAGDL; via the exons GATTACAAGAAATTCTGGGCAGGCCTCAAGGGTTGCACTCTCTATTTCTATAATAGCAATCGGGACTCCCAG CACGTGGAGAAGTTAGACCTAACGGCACTTGTGAAGCTCACAGATGACCCACCCTGGGGAAGCTCCCGAGACCCAGGCATCCATTTCAGCCTGGTCCTCCGGAACCAGGAGATCAGGTTCAAG GTAGAGAGCCTGGAGTCTCGGGAGATGTGGAAAGGCTTCATCCTGACGGTGGTAGAG CTCCGCATCCCGTCCAACCTGACCCTGCTGCCCGGACACCTGTACATGATGGCCGAGGCCCTGGCCAAAGAGGAGGCGCGCCGCGCGCTCGAGGTGCCCTC CTGCTTCCTGAAGGTGAGCCGGCTGGAGGCGCAGCTGCTCCTGGAGCGCTACCCCGAGTGCGGAAACCTGCTGCTGCGGCCCAGCGGGGACGGAACGGGCGGCGTGTCGGTCACCACGCGCCAGACGCTCAATGG GTCGTCGGTGGTCCGGCACTACAAGGTGAAGCACGAGGGCCCCAAGTATGTGATCGACGTGGAGGAGCCG TTCTCCTGCGACTCACTCGACGCAGTGGTCAACTATTTCGTGACACGCACCAAGAAATCGCTGGTGCCCTTCCTGCCAGACGAGGACTATGAGAAGGTGCTAG GCTACTTGGAGGCGGATAACGAGAACGGCGAGAGTGTGTGGGTGGCACGCGAGGCCCCCGCGCCCCGAGGCCCAG GTCCCGCACCCCCCTCGGGTGGCCCCAGGCAGCTGCCTCCCGTGCCCGTCACACCCGTGTCGAGCCCGAACAAGCTCACCCCACTCCCGAACGAGGATGAGAACTACGTGATCCCCATCGCACACGCCCCAGCCGCCACCTACGTGAACGGGGACG TGACTTCCCCTAGTTGGCCGGTCATCCGGAAGCTCAAGAAGGTGGCAAAGGTTCAGGCAAAGCCTCCAAAGCTGCCAAAGCCACCTGTTGCGCCCAAGCCAG agcCCCAAGGCCTCAACGGCGGCCTGGCCAAGAAACCGGCGGGCAACTCAGCGCAGGCTTTCTTCCCCGCGACAG gccTGGCGGATTTGACCGCCGAGCTGGAAGAGAAACTGCGGAGGAGACGGGCGCCGGAACACTCGGCCAGACACGCTGGGGACCTGTGA
- the STAP2 gene encoding signal-transducing adaptor protein 2 isoform X3 gives MASALSPPRVPKPKGALPSHYYENFLEKKGPCDRDYKKFWAGLKGCTLYFYNSNRDSQVRRGMSWSPPPPHPPPLTSGTKHRGRVFRPSQRAWGATSLVLRPLLPDPQHVEKLDLTALVKLTDDPPWGSSRDPGIHFSLVLRNQEIRFKVESLESREMWKGFILTVVELRIPSNLTLLPGHLYMMAEALAKEEARRALEVPSCFLKVSRLEAQLLLERYPECGNLLLRPSGDGTGGVSVTTRQTLNGSSVVRHYKVKHEGPKYVIDVEEPFSCDSLDAVVNYFVTRTKKSLVPFLPDEDYEKVLGYLEADNENGESVWVAREAPAPRGPGDAPALQPPLGHSAERPGTHMAPPVSSLGPRVTRTQKLPRPCPPGCGAGDRAGHTSSPVGLNLGLKTAVPRVGERKGGGFLEEALFA, from the exons GATTACAAGAAATTCTGGGCAGGCCTCAAGGGTTGCACTCTCTATTTCTATAATAGCAATCGGGACTCCCAGGTAAGGAGGGGAATGAGCTGgtcgcccccccctccccacccccctcctttaACCTCAGGGACCAAGCATAGAGGGCGGGTGTTTCGGCCAAGCCAGAGGGCCTGGGGAGCCACAAGCCTGGTGCTCAGACCCCTGCTTCCGGATCCGCAGCACGTGGAGAAGTTAGACCTAACGGCACTTGTGAAGCTCACAGATGACCCACCCTGGGGAAGCTCCCGAGACCCAGGCATCCATTTCAGCCTGGTCCTCCGGAACCAGGAGATCAGGTTCAAG GTAGAGAGCCTGGAGTCTCGGGAGATGTGGAAAGGCTTCATCCTGACGGTGGTAGAG CTCCGCATCCCGTCCAACCTGACCCTGCTGCCCGGACACCTGTACATGATGGCCGAGGCCCTGGCCAAAGAGGAGGCGCGCCGCGCGCTCGAGGTGCCCTC CTGCTTCCTGAAGGTGAGCCGGCTGGAGGCGCAGCTGCTCCTGGAGCGCTACCCCGAGTGCGGAAACCTGCTGCTGCGGCCCAGCGGGGACGGAACGGGCGGCGTGTCGGTCACCACGCGCCAGACGCTCAATGG GTCGTCGGTGGTCCGGCACTACAAGGTGAAGCACGAGGGCCCCAAGTATGTGATCGACGTGGAGGAGCCG TTCTCCTGCGACTCACTCGACGCAGTGGTCAACTATTTCGTGACACGCACCAAGAAATCGCTGGTGCCCTTCCTGCCAGACGAGGACTATGAGAAGGTGCTAG GCTACTTGGAGGCGGATAACGAGAACGGCGAGAGTGTGTGGGTGGCACGCGAGGCCCCCGCGCCCCGAGGCCCAGGTGATGCCCCCGCCCTGCAGCCACCGCTGGGCCATAGTGCAGAGAGACCTGGGACCCACATGGCGCCGCCCGTGTCCAGTCTTGGACCCAGAGTTACAAGGACCCAGAAGTTACCCAGACCCTGCCCTCCGGGTTGTGGAGCGGGGGACAGAGCTGGACACACTTCCAGCCCTGTGGGGTTGAACCTGGGGCTGAAGACAGCGGTGCCTAGAgttggggagagaaaggggggaggcttcctggaggaggcgctGTTTGCTTAA